GGCGCGCGAAGGCGGCGTGTTGCAGCGCGTCGGGCACACCGAGGCCGCGGTGGATCTCGCGCGGCTCGCCGGACTGATGCCCGCCGGGGTCATTTGCGAGATCTTGAATGAAGACGGATCGGCGGCCCGGCGCCCGGAGCTCGAGCGATTCGCCGGCGAACACGGCATCACCTTCATCACCGTGGCGCAACTCGTCGCGTATCGCCTCAAGAACGAGCGGCTCGTGCATCGCGTCGCCGAGGCACGCTTGCCCACCGAGTTCGGCGCATGGCGCATCGTCGGCTACAAGAACGACGTCGATGCGCACGAACACGTCGCGCTCGTCTACGGCGAAATCGACGACGGTGAAAATCTGCTCGTCCGCATGCACTCGAAGTGTCTCACGGGCGACGTCTTCCATTCCATGCGCTGCGATTGCGGCTGGCAGCTCGACACGGCGATGGACATGATCGCGCGCGAAGGCCGCGGCGTGATCGTGTACCTCGATCAGGAAGGGCGGGGCATTGGGCTGCTCAACAAGCTCAAGGCGTACGAGCTGCAGGACAAAGGCGCCGACACGGTCGAAGCCAACGAGCAGCTCGGGTTCAAGCCCGATCTCCGCAACTACGGGATCGGCGCGCAGATTCTGCTCGACCTGGGTGTCAAATCCATTCGACCGATCACGAACAATCCGCGCAAGATGGTCGGTCTCGAGGGGTACGGGATCGGACTCGGCGAGCGCGTACCGATCGTTCAGCCGTCGCACGACGAGAACGCGGGGTACATGAAGACCAAGCGCGACAAGCTCGGACACCTGCTCGCCTCCTGACATACCTGCGGAATTCCGAGCGAAGGTGCGTAGCGCCGAAGCGAGGAACGACAAATAATCGTAATGGCCGAATTTTCCGGAACGCCCTCGGGCGAAGAACGCCGCTTCGCCGTGGTGGCGAGCCGATTCAATCAATCGATCGTCGAAAGGCTCGTGGACGGTGCGCTGGATGCGCTGGTTCGGCATGGGGCGTCGGCGGACAACGTCGACGTCGTATGGGTGCCGGGCGCCTGGGAGCTGCCGCTTGCCGTGCGCCGCTTGCTCGCCTCAGAGCGATATCACGCGCTCGTGGCAGTCGGTGCGGTCATTCGCGGCGACACGCCGCACTTCGACTACGTCGCCGGCGAAGCGTCGCGCGGGCTGGCGCAGGCGAGCGCGGAGTTCGACGTGCCGATCGGGTTCGGCCTGCTCACGTGCGACAATGATGAACAAGCCGAGGCACGGGCCGGCGGCGCGCACGGCAACAAGGGTTGGGATGCCGCGCTCGCGGCGCTCGAGATGGCGGACCTCTTCGATCGACTGGATGCCTCGGACGAGAGTTGAAACGCGGGCCCGCGCGCGGGTGCTGCAGGCGCTGTATGCCTGGGATCTGCGCGGCAGC
This DNA window, taken from Gemmatimonadaceae bacterium, encodes the following:
- a CDS encoding bifunctional 3,4-dihydroxy-2-butanone-4-phosphate synthase/GTP cyclohydrolase II, which gives rise to MAFSTIEQAIADVRDGKFVIVADDEDRENEGDLICAAQLVSAEMINFMIKKAGGLICLALTGDRVDVLRLAQMSETNPDEYRTAYTVSIDASPRFGVSTGISAQDRATTILAAVDAAAVPSDFRHGGHVFPLRAREGGVLQRVGHTEAAVDLARLAGLMPAGVICEILNEDGSAARRPELERFAGEHGITFITVAQLVAYRLKNERLVHRVAEARLPTEFGAWRIVGYKNDVDAHEHVALVYGEIDDGENLLVRMHSKCLTGDVFHSMRCDCGWQLDTAMDMIAREGRGVIVYLDQEGRGIGLLNKLKAYELQDKGADTVEANEQLGFKPDLRNYGIGAQILLDLGVKSIRPITNNPRKMVGLEGYGIGLGERVPIVQPSHDENAGYMKTKRDKLGHLLAS
- the ribH gene encoding 6,7-dimethyl-8-ribityllumazine synthase; translated protein: MAEFSGTPSGEERRFAVVASRFNQSIVERLVDGALDALVRHGASADNVDVVWVPGAWELPLAVRRLLASERYHALVAVGAVIRGDTPHFDYVAGEASRGLAQASAEFDVPIGFGLLTCDNDEQAEARAGGAHGNKGWDAALAALEMADLFDRLDASDES